In Amaranthus tricolor cultivar Red isolate AtriRed21 chromosome 3, ASM2621246v1, whole genome shotgun sequence, a single window of DNA contains:
- the LOC130807576 gene encoding F-box/LRR-repeat protein At4g14096-like isoform X2 yields the protein MVLFHNSGGHSEIDISGFLRKCNSQGCHVLEELVIEEISREKPRVIDISMDTLKRFSFSYRFVIDISVDLPYKFIVDSPNLEYFHVKGRISDAFVIKSLAILVTAHLDLRQTGVGADSFNLCVERVSDLFKGIPNAKFISLSNDIVQLLCASYDLNLPRFPNLTRLAIGIGVGIGWKQLMTKFVKCSPNLNVLTLDNKQGIIKDLKELRKNPSLRMPEYLVSHVKGFIVEELYFNFVPEAVECLLQDLNVLKKLEFNCQCPFLLKNQIGYASDSNDSF from the exons ATG GTATTATTCCATAACAGTGGTGGTCATAGTGAGATTGATATATCTGGTTTCTTGAGGAAATGCAATAGTCAAG GTTGTCATGTTCTTGAAGAGTTGGTAATAGAAGAAATCAGTAGAGAGAAGCCAAGAGTGATAGATATATCTATGGATACACTAAAACGCTTTTCATTTAGTTACAGATTTGTGATTGATATATCGGTGGATTTACCTTACAAATTTATCGTTGATTCCCCAAATCTTGAATACTTCCATGTCAAAGGTCGTATATCTGATGCTTTTGTGATAAAGAGTTTGGCAATTTTAGTTACCGCACATCTTGATCTTCGTCAAACTGGCGTTGGTGCTGATTCCTTTAATCTATGCGTTGAGCGTGTTTCGGATCTCTTCAAAGGAATCCCAAATGCCAAATTCATTTCCCTGTCTAATGACATCGTACAG TTGCTATGTGCGTCCTACGATCTAAACCTACCGAGGTTTCCTAATCTGACAAGGCTAGCAATTGGAATTGGTGTTGGTATCGGCTGGAAACAACTTATGACAAAGTTTGTTAAATGTTCCCCTAATCTAAACGTTCTTACGTTAGATAATAAG CAAGGAATTATCAAGGACTTGAAGGAACTGCGAAAGAACCCGTCTTTGCGCATGCCTGAATATTTGGTATCTCACGTCAAAGGCTTTATTGTTGAAgagctttattttaatttcgtcCCCGAAGCTGTAGAATGTTTACTGCAAGATTTGAATGTCCTAAAGAAGCTTGAATTCAACTGTCAGTGTCCTTTTTTACTCAAGAACCAGATTGGATATGCCTCTGATTCTAATGATTCATTTTAA
- the LOC130807577 gene encoding xyloglucan O-acetyltransferase 1, whose protein sequence is MSITTPWKTQQSLTRKLLPYVLYAIIPLALLHFYLYPSPPLPEIHAKYHFSNLTPFSSSISSSSSSSSPKEQKRENGVLDSVSQLSKENGNEILHPESIERPEEKGSENVVLPDKKVNEIASTCDYTNGEWAIDKKGPLYNGTSCGTIKDGQNCLSHGRPDKDYLYWRWMPRDCKLPRFDPHSFLQILEGKHLAFVGDSMARNQLESLLCMLGSFSPPNLIYSKGDDYKFRRWHFPSHNVNVSVYWSPFLVKGIEKTNDGKQNYNKLFFDSIDEKWGSDLDSIDMVVLSIGHWYLHPAVYLDGDLELGCHSVDSVNCTEVEFFDVFGKAFNTTLKAIIERKLKSEGNGIDVIVTTFSPHHFEGEWDKFGACPKTKPYMEDEKSLEGMDAHMRQVEVEEVEKAMVLLNADNDISRKVRLTALDITKLAMLRPDGHPGPYMYPNPFADGIKERVQNDCVHWCLPGPIDAWNEIMLDVMKRWHTASIK, encoded by the exons ATGAGTATTACAACTCCTTGGAAAACCCAACAATCTTTAACAAGAAAGCTTCTACCTTATGTTCTTTATGCCATTATTCCTTTAGCCCTCCTTCATTTTTACCTATACCCTTCTCCTCCTCTTCCTGAAATTCATGCTAAATATCATTTTTCTAATCTTACCCCTTTTTCTTCTTCAATATCATCCTCCTCCTCCTCATCATCTCCTAAAG AACAAAAAAGGGAAAATGGGGTATTGGATTCAGTGTCACAACTTTCCAAAG AAAATGGGAACGAAATTTTACATCCAGAATCCATTGAACGTCCCGAAG AAAAAGGAAGTGAAAATGTGGTTTTACCAGACAAGAAGGTAAATGAAATTGCATCAACTTGTGATTACACAAATGGGGAATGGGCTATAGATAAGAAGGGTCCATTGTACAATGGCACAAGCTGTGGAACTATCAAGGATGGGCAAAATTGCTTGAGCCATGGGAGGCCTGACAAGGATTACCTTTATTGGAGGTGGATGCCGCGGGACTGCAAACTACCCAGGTTTGATCCTCATTCGTTTTTACAAATTCTTGAAGGAAAACATTTAGCTTTTGTTGGGGATTCCATGGCAAGGAACCAATTAGAATCTTTACTATGCATGTTAGGCTCGTTTTCGCCTCCTAATCTGATTTACTCGAAAGGGGATGACTATAAATTCAGGAGATGGCATTTTCCTTCTCATAATGTCAATGTTTCTGTTTATTGGTCTCCTTTTCTTGTTAAAGGGATTGAGAAAACAAATGATggaaaacaaaattacaacaaatTATTCTTTGATTCTATTGACGAAAAGTGGGGTTCCGATCTAGATTCAATTGATATGGTGGTGTTGTCGATTGGTCATTGGTATTTACATCCTGCTGTTTATCTTGATGGGGATTTAGAGCTCGGGTGTCACTCTGTTGACAGCGTAAATTGCACTGAGGTTGAGTTCTTTGATGTGTTTGGCAAGGCTTTTAACACCACCTTAAAGGCAATTATTGAAAGGAAGCTAAAATCGGAGGGAAATGGCATTGATGTTATTGTGACAACATTTTCACCGCATCATTTTGAAGGGGAATGGGATAAATTTGGGGCTTGCCCTAAAACAAAGCCATACATGGAAGATGAGAAGTCCCTTGAAGGAATGGATGCCCATATGAGGCAAGTAGAGGTTGAAGAAGTGGAAAAGGCTATGGTTCTGTTAAATGCTGATAACGATATTTCACGTAAGGTTAGGTTAACAGCGTTAGATATCACCAAGTTGGCGATGTTGAGACCCGATGGTCACCCCGGTCCTTACATGTATCCCAACCCATTTGCTGATGGGATTAAAGAACGTGTTCAGAATGATTGCGTGCATTGGTGCTTGCCAGGGCCGATTGATGCGTGGAACGAGATCATGCTCGATGTTATGAAGAGATGGCATACTGCATCAATCAAATGA
- the LOC130807576 gene encoding F-box/LRR-repeat protein At4g14103-like isoform X1 yields the protein MPPPSLKIVSSSLTESKLNFSYIFLFHLFGVKVREADMTDLGYEDGVDRISCLPDHILCHILSFLPTKYAVGTSILSTRWKYLWTSVSVLDLDFRVHGGLCSALDMNANPGSESTFQNFVNRVMLLNDVTHLQKFRLIYECRYNPAPICTWLHVAISRDIIELELDLYLSIRDEYVKLPKSFFVSNTLVILKLSCIPLSIPSVVCLPMLKILKIRRVMGLSDKCIQNLLSGCHVLEELVIEEISREKPRVIDISMDTLKRFSFSYRFVIDISVDLPYKFIVDSPNLEYFHVKGRISDAFVIKSLAILVTAHLDLRQTGVGADSFNLCVERVSDLFKGIPNAKFISLSNDIVQLLCASYDLNLPRFPNLTRLAIGIGVGIGWKQLMTKFVKCSPNLNVLTLDNKQGIIKDLKELRKNPSLRMPEYLVSHVKGFIVEELYFNFVPEAVECLLQDLNVLKKLEFNCQCPFLLKNQIGYASDSNDSF from the exons ATGCCTCCACCCTCATTAAAAATTGTGAGTTCTTCCCTTACTGAAAGTAAATTGAATTTTTCATATATCTTTCTTTTTCACCTTTTTGGCGTAAAAGTGAGAGAAGCAGATATGACGGATCTCGGCTATGAAGATGGTGTAGATAGGATCAGTTGTTTGCCTGATCATATTCTTTGCCATATTCTATCTTTTCTCCCTACTAAATATGCCGTAGGGACCAGTATTTTATCAACTAGATGGAAATATTTGTGGACTTCTGTTTCCGTTCTCGATTTAGATTTTAGGGTTCATGGAGGGTTATGCTCTGCCTTAGACATGAATGCAAATCCAGGATCAGAGTCCACCTTCCAGAATTTTGTTAACAGAGTAATGCTCTTAAATGACGTTACTCATCTTCAGAAGTTCCGCCTTATTTATGAGTGTCGCTATAATCCTGCTCCTATTTGTACATGGTTGCATGTGGCCATCTCTCGTGATATTATAGAGCTCGAACTTGACTTGTATTTGTCTATTCGAGATGAATATGTCAAGTTGCCCAAAAGTTTTTTCGTGTCCAATACACTTGTTATTTTGAAATTGTCTTGCATACCTCTTTCTATCCCTTCTGTTGTTTGCTTGCCTATGCTTAAGATACTTAAAATTAGGAGGGTGATGGGCCTCAGTGACAAGTGTATTCAGAACTTGCTTTCAGGTTGTCATGTTCTTGAAGAGTTGGTAATAGAAGAAATCAGTAGAGAGAAGCCAAGAGTGATAGATATATCTATGGATACACTAAAACGCTTTTCATTTAGTTACAGATTTGTGATTGATATATCGGTGGATTTACCTTACAAATTTATCGTTGATTCCCCAAATCTTGAATACTTCCATGTCAAAGGTCGTATATCTGATGCTTTTGTGATAAAGAGTTTGGCAATTTTAGTTACCGCACATCTTGATCTTCGTCAAACTGGCGTTGGTGCTGATTCCTTTAATCTATGCGTTGAGCGTGTTTCGGATCTCTTCAAAGGAATCCCAAATGCCAAATTCATTTCCCTGTCTAATGACATCGTACAG TTGCTATGTGCGTCCTACGATCTAAACCTACCGAGGTTTCCTAATCTGACAAGGCTAGCAATTGGAATTGGTGTTGGTATCGGCTGGAAACAACTTATGACAAAGTTTGTTAAATGTTCCCCTAATCTAAACGTTCTTACGTTAGATAATAAG CAAGGAATTATCAAGGACTTGAAGGAACTGCGAAAGAACCCGTCTTTGCGCATGCCTGAATATTTGGTATCTCACGTCAAAGGCTTTATTGTTGAAgagctttattttaatttcgtcCCCGAAGCTGTAGAATGTTTACTGCAAGATTTGAATGTCCTAAAGAAGCTTGAATTCAACTGTCAGTGTCCTTTTTTACTCAAGAACCAGATTGGATATGCCTCTGATTCTAATGATTCATTTTAA
- the LOC130807579 gene encoding uncharacterized protein LOC130807579, whose product MNTLFFQISTSVLLKSVRSISSSSHSLHGSISCFNLHWKKCVNYPYIKPIYFGSDSSVLARFIDFKCYTTKKKSTQNRKLNSEIGTIEGDDKEKEGFFVVRKGDIVGVYKSFSECQAQVGSSISDPPVSVYKGFLLPKDSEEYLASHGFQNAFYTIKASDLKDDLFGKLFPCPLVEPGSSRTEMSVTELPQKRPHDLLEAGNQGAIESQSNASDPLTKQQKLNHVPSDSVSKRSCILHFDGASKGNPGPAGAGVVLRTSDGALICRIRQGLGVATCNAAEYHAVILGLKKALEMGYTSIQVLGDSKLVCMQLLGLYKVNEKMSPFHEETLKLKEKFSSFQITHVLRDLNSDADAQANFAVSLAAKLPLSSSSAYGAVADLAADDDDDNLDLVRKPPVTVTKPVVLPNVLQPRVVVFDGVCRLCHSGVKLVIKADKYQKIKFCCLQSETAEPYMKLCGVEREDVLRRFIFIEGLGQYHQGSTAALKVLSYLPFPYSALSSLLMIPTPARDAIYDYIAKRRYDICGKEEKCLVLKEPEMLEWFVDREELLKQLHS is encoded by the exons ATGAACACCCTATTCTTTCAAATTTCTACTTCAGTTTTACTAAAATCAGTTCgttcaatttcttcttcttctcactCATTACATGGGAGTATATCTTGTTTCAATTTACACTGGAAAAAGTGCGTTAATTACCCCTATATTAAACCCATTTACTTTGGGTCAGATTCATCTGTGTTGGCAAGGTTTATTGATTTTAAGTGCTATACTACTAAGAAAAAATCTACCCAGAATCGAAAATTAAACTCTGAGATTGGTACAATCGAGGGAGATGATAAGGAAAAGGAGGGGTTTTTTGTTGTTCGTAAAGGGGATATTGTTGGGGTTTACAAGAGTTTTAGTGAATGCCAAGCACAAGTTGGATCTTCg ATATCCGACCCTCCAGTTAGTGTATATAAAGGATTTCTTTTGCCTAAAGATTCGGAGGAATATCTTGCTTCTCATGGGTTTCAGAATGCTTTCTATACCATCAAAGCTTCAGATCTGAAAGATGATCTTTTTGGCAAACTTTTCCCTTGTCCTTTAGTG GAACCTGGATCTTCTAGAACTGAAATGTCCGTCACAGAATTGCCACAGAAAAGGCCTCACGATCTTCTAGAAGCAGGAAATCAG GGGGCTATTGAATCACAGTCAAATGCTTCTGACCCATTGACCAAGCAGCAGAAGTTAAACCATGTGCCTTCCGATAGTGTGAGTAAG CGTTCCTGTATCCTTCATTTTGATGGTGCTTCAAAAGGAAATCCTGGTCCTGCTGGTGCCGGAGTTGTGCTTCGAACATCTGATGGAGCCTTG ATATGTAGAATTCGTCAAGGCTTGGGAGTTGCTACCTGTAATGCTGCTGAATATCATGCCGTTATTTTAGGGTTAAAGAAAGCTCTGGAGATGGGTTATACAAGTATCCAAGTGCTGGGTGACAGCAAACTTGTCTGCATGCAG CTTCTGGGTTTATATAAAGTCAATGAAAAGATGTCTCCCTTCCATGAAGAGACCTTGAAACTGAAGGAAAAGTTTTCTTCTTTCCAGATCACTCATGTTCTAAGG GATTTGAACTCGGATGCTGATGCACAAGCAAACTTTGCTGTCTCTCTTGCTG CAAAGCTTCCGCTTTCTTCATCCTCCGCCTATGGTGCTGTTGCTGATCTTGCTGCCGATGACGATGATGACAATCTTGACCTTGTTCGTAAGCCGCCAGTAACCGTTACTAAACCCGTGGTTCTACCCAATGTTCTTCAACCACGTGTGGTTGTCTTTGACGGCGTTTGTCGTCTCTGTCATTCTG GTGTGAAGCTGGTTATAAAGGCTGATAAGTACCAGAAAATAAAGTTCTGCTGCCTTCAGTCTGAGACCGCTGAACCATATATGAAACTCTGTGGTGTGGAAAGGGAGGATGTGCTTCGCCGCTTTATATTCATTGAAGGTCTAGGCCAATATCATCAGGGTTCTACAG CTGCACTGAAAGTTCTATCATACTTGCCATTCCCTTACTCAGCATTGAGCTCTCTTTTGATGATTCCAACTCCAGCAAGAGATGCCATCTATGACTACATTGCTAAACGACGCTATGATATATGTGGAAAGGAGGAAAAATGTCTTGTTTTGAAGGAACCAGAGATGCTTGAATGGTTTGTTGACAGGGAAGAACTTTTGAAGCAACTCCACTCGTGA
- the LOC130807578 gene encoding protein PLASTID REDOX INSENSITIVE 2, chloroplastic-like isoform X2, producing the protein MQAMRLTLYQLVCKMIFAAKGQSETTSLLSRTRIFENFLHTEYGGPGTLLVLPFIDMADTLNERGLPGEPQAARAAVKWAQENVDKDWKEWTGSK; encoded by the exons ATGCAGGCCATGCGTTTGACACTTTACCAGCTTGTTTGCAAG ATGATATTTGCTGccaagggtcaatcggaaacaacctctttgttatcacgaACAAGG ATCTTCGAAAACTTCCTGCATACAGAGTATGGTGGGCCAGGCACTTTGCTAGTACTCCCTTTCATTGACATGGCTGACACTCTGAATGAGCGTGGGTTACCTGGGGAACCTCAAGCTGCACGAGCTGCTGTCAAATGGGCTCAAGAAAATGTAGACAAAGATTGGAAAGAATGGACTGGTAGCAAGTAA
- the LOC130807578 gene encoding protein PLASTID REDOX INSENSITIVE 2, chloroplastic-like isoform X1 — protein sequence MAWSKALTLSLHPFKSNNSSIFITNPIFSPSYSPFSSSCSSTLLGINTYNSNSKLVAFNLPLQKNPSIFINFICKAAEYKFSDPISEFAESIFENFLHTEYGGPGTLLVLPFIDMADTLNERGLPGEPQAARAAVKWAQENVDKDWKEWTGSK from the exons ATGGCTTGGAGTAAAGCTTTAACTTTATCTCTTCATCCATTTAAATCCAATAATTCCTCAATCTTCATTACAAACCCCATTTTCAGTCCTTCATATTCAcccttttcttcttcttgttcttccacACTTCTGGGTATTAATACTTATAATTCAAACTCAAAGCTGGTTGCGTTTAATCTTCCCTTACAAAAAAACCCTTCAATCTTCATCAATTTCATTTGTAAGGCAGCTGAGTACAAATTTTCTGACCCAATTTCTGAATTTGCTGAATCT ATCTTCGAAAACTTCCTGCATACAGAGTATGGTGGGCCAGGCACTTTGCTAGTACTCCCTTTCATTGACATGGCTGACACTCTGAATGAGCGTGGGTTACCTGGGGAACCTCAAGCTGCACGAGCTGCTGTCAAATGGGCTCAAGAAAATGTAGACAAAGATTGGAAAGAATGGACTGGTAGCAAGTAA